The Lepus europaeus isolate LE1 chromosome 21, mLepTim1.pri, whole genome shotgun sequence genome has a window encoding:
- the LYRM1 gene encoding LYR motif-containing protein 1 isoform X3: protein MRSVWEKEEPRTSYRKIVWIRSCILNKLSWMTTATRQEVLGLYRSIFRLARKWQAASGQMEDTIKEKQYILNEARTLFQKNKNLTDPDLIKQCIDECTARIEIGLHYQIPYPRPSLSESCCLSG, encoded by the exons atgcgaagtgttTGGGAGAAGGAGGAACCAAGGACTTCCTACAGGAAGATAGTTTGGATCCGGAGTTGTATTTTGAACAAACTAAGTTGG ATGACAACAGCAACACGACAAGAAGTTCTTGGCCTCTACCGCAGCATTTTCAGGCTCGCGAGGAAATGGCAGGCGGCATCagggcagatggaagacaccatTAAGGAAAAACAGTACATACTAAATGAAGCCAGAACGCTgttccagaaaaacaaaaat CTCACGGACCCAGACCTGATTAAACAATGTATAGATGAATGCACAGCCAGGATTGAAATTGGACTTCATTACCAGATTCCTTACCCAAGGCCA